From the Oceanibaculum indicum P24 genome, the window GGCTGGCAGGTCGCGGCCGAAGCGGAAGGCAACCTCCGCCTCGATGATGACGATGTTGAACCGGTCACGCGGCACGCGCGTGCCATCGGCCAGCACATCCGACTGCTGAACTGGTGCGGCGAGCGGCGAATCAGACGGCGATTTCGCACCGATCTTCCACGCACCCACCGGCCCCAGCGCCTGCGTCACGCCATCCTGCACCGCATAGGCCTCTGCTACCGACCCCGGCTTCGCCCCTTCCGGCAGTGCCGCAAGTCGCGTGCGACTGCGACGGGCCTCCAGCAGTGCAGCGACAGCGGCATCGGGTCGAAACATGGGCGGCCTCCCGGCTCTATTGCTGGTCGTTCAGATGGCAGGCAGAGAAGCGGCCGGGCGCGATCTCCCGCAGTGCCGGAACTTCCACCTTGCAGCGCGCATGGGCATGCGGGCAGCGCGGGTGGAAATGACAGCCCGGCGGCGGGTCCAGCGGCGAGGGAATCTCACCCTTGATCGGCTCGAAGACCCGGCGTCCCGGCTCCAGCCTCGGCACCTCGGCCAGCAGCGCCTGGGTGTAGGGATGGTTCGGCGCCTTGAACAGCTCGTCCGTCGGCGCGCTCTCCACCACCCGGCCAAGATACATGATGACCACGCGGTCACTCAGATGCTCGACCACGCCCAGATCATGGCTGATGAACAGGTAGGTGAGGTCGAACTCCTCACGAAGCCGCATGAACAGGTTCAGCACCTGCGCCTGGATCGACACGTCGAGCGCGGCCACCGCCTCGTCGCACACCAGGAAGTCCGGATTCACCGCGAGCGCCCGGGCGATGCCGATGCGCTGGCGCTGACCGCCGGAGAACTGGTGCGGGTAGCGCTTCTTGAAGCTGGGATCGAGACCGACGCGGGACAGCAAATCATCGATAAAGCCGTCCATCTCCCCGCGCGGCACGATGCCGTGCACCTTCGGCGCCTCGCCGACGATCTCCTCCACCCGCAGGCGCGGATTGAGCGAACTCATCGGGTCCTGGAAGATCATCTGGACCTTCAGCTGGACATCCTTCGCCTCGGCGCCGGTCAGGCTGTTCACCTCCCGCCCGCGATAGAAGACCTGTCCCTCAGTCGCGTCATGGATGCCGGCGACGACACGGCCCAGCGTGGACTTGCCGCAGCCGGATTCGCCGACCAGGCCGACCACTTCGCCTTTCTTCACCGACAGGCTGACGCGATCGACCGCATGCACGACCTCCTCGCGCATGCTGCCGCCCAGCCGGTTCACGATCTTGGCCGCCAGGTCCAGCCGCTTCGTAAAGCGCTTGGTGACGTCCTTCAGTTCAATGATGGGGGCTTCGGCGGTCATGCCGCGTCCTCCAGATGCGGGTGCTGGCAGCGGGCGAACCGCCCGGGCATATGTTCGACCATCTCAGGTGCGGCGAGGCAGGACTCGTCAGCACGCGGACAGCGCGGACGGAACGGGCATCCCTCCGGCAGGGCAAAGGGCGGCGGCGCCATACCGGGAATCTGCCGCAGAGGCTGGCCGCGCGGATTACGCGACGGCACCGAGCCGATCAGCCCGCGCGTATAGGGATGCACAGAGTTCTCGATCACATCATCCACCGCCCCGCGCTCCACGATGCGGCCGGCATACATGACGCACAGCTCGTCGGCGAGGCCGGCCACAACGGACAGGTCATGGGTGACCCAAAGCAGCCCCATATCCTGCTCGCGCACCAGCTTCTGCATCTCGTACAGGATCTGCGCCTGGATCGTCACGTCCAGCGCTGTCGTCGGCTCGTCGGCGATGATCAGGTCCGGCTTGTTCAGCAGTGCGATGGCGATGGCCACACGCTGGCGCATGCCGCCGGAGAACTGATGCGGATAGGCGTTCAGCCGCTCGTCCGGCGACGGGATGCCGACCTGGCCCAGCGCATCGCGGGAACGCTGCCGCGCGGTCTCGCGGTCCACATCCTCATGCGCCAGGATGGTCTCGATCATCTGCGTGTCGATGCGCAGGACCGGGTTCAGCGTCATCATCGGGTCCTGGAAGATCATCGCGATGTGCCGCCCGCGGATCTTCCGCATCTCCGACTCGGGCAGCCCGACAAGCTCCCGCCCGCGATAGAGGATGCTGCCGCTGACCACCCGGCCGGGCGGATCGACCAACCCCATGATGGAAAAGCCGGAAACCGACTTGCCGGAGCCGCTTTCGCCCACCAGCCCCATCACCTTGCCACGGCCGATTTCGAAGGACACATCGTCCACCGACTTGACGACGCCCGCCTTGGTGAAGAAGTGGGTCTTGAGATTCTCGACCTTCAGAACCGCGTCGGTCATCGCTGGAGCCTCGGATTCAGGATATCGCGCAGCTGGTCGCCGACCAGATTGATGGCGACGATGGTGATGAGCAGCGCCACGCCGGGGAAGAAACTGATCCAGTAACGGCCGGACAGCAGGTAGTTGAAGCCGTTGGAGATCAGCAGACCCAGCGACGGCTCGGTGACCGGCAGGCCGATGCCGAGGAAGCTGAGCGTCGCTTCCAGCGCAATGGCGTTCGCCACCTGCACCGTGCCGATGACGATGACCGGCGGCAGGCAGTTCGGCAGCAAGTGCCGGAAGATGATGCGCGGCGTGGACAGCGCCAGGCAGCGCGCCGATTCGATATATTCCTTGCGGCGTTCGACCAGCGCGGCACTGCGCGAGGTGCGGGCGTAATAGGCCCACTGCACGATGATCAGCGCCAGGATAACCTTGTCGACGCCGCGCCCCAGGATCGCCAGGAGCATCAGCGCGACCAGGATGGCCGGGAAGCTGAGCTGCAGATCGACGATACGCATGATGATCGTCTCGATCTTGCCGCCGAAATAGGCGGCGGTAAGACCCAGCGAGGTGCCGATGATCAGGGCGAAGAAGCCGCTGAGGATGCCAACGGTCAGGCTGATGCGCAGGCCGTAGAAGATGCCGCTCAGCATGTCACGGCCCTGGCCATCGGTACCCAGCCAGTAGGTCATGCCGGTATAGCTCTCCGACCCCGGCGGCATCTTCGAATCCATGATGTCGATCTGCGTCAGATCGAACGGGTCCTGTGGCGATATCCAGGGCGCGAAGACGGCGACCAGGATGATCGCGACCAGCGTGATCAGGCCGACGACCGCCAGCTTGCTCTCGCAGAAGCTGGAGAACAGCCGGCGCCATGGCGGGATCGCCTTGGCCTTGGCGGCCTCAGGCGCCGAATCCGGGCCGGGCACACCGGCGATGATGTCTGTCGTCTCGGCGCTCATGACTTCATATCCGACAGGCGAACGCGGGGGTCGAGGATCGAGTAGAGGATATCGACCACCAGGTTGATGGTGATGAACATCAGCACGATGACGATCAGGTAGGACACGATCACCGGCCTATCGAGGACGAAGATCGAATCGATGATCAGCTTGCCGATGCCCGGCCAGGCGAAGATCGTCTCGGTAACGACGGCGAAAGCGATCACCGACCCCAGCTCCAGGCCGATGACGGTGACCAGCGGGATCAGGATGTTCTTCAGCACATGCACGAAGATGACCCGGCCAGTGGACAGGCCCTTGGCGCGCGCGAACTTCACATAGTCCAGCAGCAGCGTCTCACGCATGCCCGCACGGGTCAGGCGGATCACCAGCGACATCTTGAACAGCGCCAGGTTCAGGGCCGGCAGCAGCAGATGGCTCCACCCCTCCAGCGAGAACAGCGTCGATTCTATGCCAAGGAAGCTGGCTGTCGGGCCGCGGCCGCCGGCAGGCAGCCATTGCAGGAACACGGCGAAGACCATGATCAGCATCAGGCCCTGCCAGAAATTCGGCAGAGAGAAACCGAGGATCGAACCGGCCATGATGGAGCGGCCGGCCACACTCTCGGGCCGCAGGCCCGCCCACATGCCCAGTGGAATGCCGACAAGGATGGACAGCAGCATGGCGGCGAAAGCCAGTTCAAGCGTCGCCGGAAGGCGCGCGAACACCAGGCTCAGCGCCGGTTCGTTGAAGACGAAGGATTTTCCGAGGTCGCCCTGCAGCATATTGCCAAGGAAGACGAAATACTGCTCCCACAGGGGACGGTCGAGACCCAGCGCACGGACGGCGCGGTCATATTCTTCCTGGGAGGCATCGGCGGAAATCAGGATATCGATCGGGTTGCCGATGGCATAGACACCCGCAAAAACGATCACCGTCATGACGGCGATCAGCAGAACGCTCTGCATCAACCGTCGCAGAATGAAAACGCTCATGCCTTGGGCAGCTCCCTTGGGCGCGCGTGACCTGGGTAAAAGGGCAACAGGCGTAAGGCCTGCCTTTATCACGCCGTGAGGGGAAGGGCCCGAAGACCCTTCCCCCTTTCGGCGATAACGGGCGGTTTAGTTGCCCATCTTCACGTAGGTAGCAAGGGTCCCCTGGTCGGAACGGCCGACATAGGTCAGGCCCTTCTTGGTCGCCCAGGTGGAGACCTCGTAATGCAGCGGGATCAGGCCGACATCGCTCATCGCGATCTCGGTCGCCTTCTGCAGCAGCTTCTCACGCGCCGCGTCATCGACGGTGACCAGCGCCTGGGCGAGGGTCTCGTCGAACTCCTTGTTGGAGTAACGGCCACGGTTGGACGGGCCCATGCCCGCCGCCTTGTCATAGGTCGCCAGCAGCGACTTCAGCGGCGAGGAAGCCTCACCCGTGCCGGAACCCCAGCCAACCAGCAGCAGGCTGAATTCCAGCTTGGATGCGCGGCTGAAGAAGGTCGAGCGCGGCATGGTGTCGACCGCCGCCTCGATGCCGATGCGGCTCAGCATCTGCGCCACCGCCTGAACGATCTGCGCGTCGTTGATGTAGCGGTCGTTCGGGCCATGGATGGTCAGCTTGAAGCCGTCCGGATAACCGGCATCGGCCAGCAGCTTCTTGGCACCCTGCGGGTTGTAGGTCGGCACGGCGATGTTCGGGCTGACACCGAAGAAACCCTTCGGCAGCAGCTGGCCGGCCGGAATGGCAACGCCTTCCATGACGCGGTCAACGATGGCCTGGCGGTTGATCGCCATGGAGATCGCCCGGCGGACATTGACGTCCTTGAACGGGTTCTTGATCTCCTTGCCGTCCTTGCCCGTCGCATGCGGGGTGACGTCACGGTCGCTGTCGATGTGCAGGTAGATCACGCGGTTGGAGACCGCCTGCGAGATCGCGACATTGGCGTTGCTCTTCAGCTGCGCGATGTCGGCGGTCGGCACGCCGTCCACCAGATCGACGTCACCCGACAGCAGCGCCGCGACGCGAGAGGCGGCGTTGGTGATCGGACGGAAAGTGACCTTGTCGAAGGTCGGCTTGTCGCCCCAGTAGTTTGGGTTGGCTTCCAGCACGATGGACTGGCCCGGCGTGAAGCTGACCAGCTTGTAAGGGCCGGCGCCAATGGCGGCCTTGCCGCTGTTGTAGTCAGCGGTCGTCGCACCCTCGCCATGCTTCTTGCTGACGATGCGAATGGTGCTGATGTCGTTCGGCATCAGCGGATAGGGCTCTTCAGTGATGAAATGGACCGTGTGCGGGTCCACGATCTTCACTTCCTTGATCGGCTTCGTGTAGATGCCGAAGCTGGACGGGCTGTCCGGCACATTGCCGGCGCGGCTGATGGTGAAGGCCACATCTTCCGCCGTGAAGGGCGAACCGTCGTGGAACTTCACGCCCTGACGCAGCTTGAATTCCCAGGTGGTGTCGTTGATCGGCTTCCAGGACAGCGCCAGCCCCGGCTTCAGCTGCTGGGTCTCGTCCTGCTCGATCAGCGCGCCGAAAATATGCGTCGCGAGCGCGTTGTTCGGCGACAGATTGTGATAGTGCGGATCGATCGATGTCGGTTCCGTGGAAAGAGCGATCTTAAGCTCGGCCGCCGACGCCGCGACCGGCGCGACCAGGACCGATAGCGCCGTAAACATGCCGGCGACTGTGTACATTAAAGGTCGCATTAAGGACCCTCCTGATTGTTCTGAACCCTGACTAGCCTCCAATGTCCGCCACGCACAATTCCGTCAGTTGCAATCGCCATTAGTGACACAGCTATCGGAATGCGATAAAATCGTAACGAACGACGGTGATCGTGTGACAAGCCTACAGCTTTGTCAACGCGCCTGCCAGCCTGCCACGAAAGACCTCCGTTCGAAAGGCAAACCCGATGCGCGAGACCTCAACGCAAGCGCCTGTATTTGCTGCCGAAACGCAACAGCAGGAAGACGAGCGCACCGACCCGCTGTTCGTGAATTCGCTGGGCAAGGGGCTGGCCGTGCTGCAGGCCTTCGGCAGCGACTGGGACGCGCTGGGATTGCGGGAAATCGCCCAGCGTACCGGCCTCAACACCAGCGCCGCCCAGCGCTTCACCCACACGCTGACCCAGCTTGGCTATCTGAAGAAGGACGAAAAGACGCGGCGCTACCGCCTGGGCCCACGCATGCTGAACTTCGCCTATTCCTATCTGCGCGCGAACCCGCTCTACGATGTCGCCATCCCCATCGTCATCTCGGTGCGCGACGAATGGCAGGAAACGGTGAACGTGTCGGTCATGGACGATACCGATGCGGTGGTGGCGATCCGCATGCCAAGCCAGCGGCGGATCAACTCCAACACCGCCATCGGCCGCCGCATGCCGGCCTTCTGCGTTTCCACCGGCCGCGCCATGCTGGCCTGGCTG encodes:
- a CDS encoding ABC transporter ATP-binding protein, whose amino-acid sequence is MTAEAPIIELKDVTKRFTKRLDLAAKIVNRLGGSMREEVVHAVDRVSLSVKKGEVVGLVGESGCGKSTLGRVVAGIHDATEGQVFYRGREVNSLTGAEAKDVQLKVQMIFQDPMSSLNPRLRVEEIVGEAPKVHGIVPRGEMDGFIDDLLSRVGLDPSFKKRYPHQFSGGQRQRIGIARALAVNPDFLVCDEAVAALDVSIQAQVLNLFMRLREEFDLTYLFISHDLGVVEHLSDRVVIMYLGRVVESAPTDELFKAPNHPYTQALLAEVPRLEPGRRVFEPIKGEIPSPLDPPPGCHFHPRCPHAHARCKVEVPALREIAPGRFSACHLNDQQ
- a CDS encoding ABC transporter ATP-binding protein — protein: MTDAVLKVENLKTHFFTKAGVVKSVDDVSFEIGRGKVMGLVGESGSGKSVSGFSIMGLVDPPGRVVSGSILYRGRELVGLPESEMRKIRGRHIAMIFQDPMMTLNPVLRIDTQMIETILAHEDVDRETARQRSRDALGQVGIPSPDERLNAYPHQFSGGMRQRVAIAIALLNKPDLIIADEPTTALDVTIQAQILYEMQKLVREQDMGLLWVTHDLSVVAGLADELCVMYAGRIVERGAVDDVIENSVHPYTRGLIGSVPSRNPRGQPLRQIPGMAPPPFALPEGCPFRPRCPRADESCLAAPEMVEHMPGRFARCQHPHLEDAA
- a CDS encoding ABC transporter permease; the protein is MSAETTDIIAGVPGPDSAPEAAKAKAIPPWRRLFSSFCESKLAVVGLITLVAIILVAVFAPWISPQDPFDLTQIDIMDSKMPPGSESYTGMTYWLGTDGQGRDMLSGIFYGLRISLTVGILSGFFALIIGTSLGLTAAYFGGKIETIIMRIVDLQLSFPAILVALMLLAILGRGVDKVILALIIVQWAYYARTSRSAALVERRKEYIESARCLALSTPRIIFRHLLPNCLPPVIVIGTVQVANAIALEATLSFLGIGLPVTEPSLGLLISNGFNYLLSGRYWISFFPGVALLITIVAINLVGDQLRDILNPRLQR
- a CDS encoding ABC transporter permease, with amino-acid sequence MSVFILRRLMQSVLLIAVMTVIVFAGVYAIGNPIDILISADASQEEYDRAVRALGLDRPLWEQYFVFLGNMLQGDLGKSFVFNEPALSLVFARLPATLELAFAAMLLSILVGIPLGMWAGLRPESVAGRSIMAGSILGFSLPNFWQGLMLIMVFAVFLQWLPAGGRGPTASFLGIESTLFSLEGWSHLLLPALNLALFKMSLVIRLTRAGMRETLLLDYVKFARAKGLSTGRVIFVHVLKNILIPLVTVIGLELGSVIAFAVVTETIFAWPGIGKLIIDSIFVLDRPVIVSYLIVIVLMFITINLVVDILYSILDPRVRLSDMKS
- a CDS encoding ABC transporter substrate-binding protein; translated protein: MRPLMYTVAGMFTALSVLVAPVAASAAELKIALSTEPTSIDPHYHNLSPNNALATHIFGALIEQDETQQLKPGLALSWKPINDTTWEFKLRQGVKFHDGSPFTAEDVAFTISRAGNVPDSPSSFGIYTKPIKEVKIVDPHTVHFITEEPYPLMPNDISTIRIVSKKHGEGATTADYNSGKAAIGAGPYKLVSFTPGQSIVLEANPNYWGDKPTFDKVTFRPITNAASRVAALLSGDVDLVDGVPTADIAQLKSNANVAISQAVSNRVIYLHIDSDRDVTPHATGKDGKEIKNPFKDVNVRRAISMAINRQAIVDRVMEGVAIPAGQLLPKGFFGVSPNIAVPTYNPQGAKKLLADAGYPDGFKLTIHGPNDRYINDAQIVQAVAQMLSRIGIEAAVDTMPRSTFFSRASKLEFSLLLVGWGSGTGEASSPLKSLLATYDKAAGMGPSNRGRYSNKEFDETLAQALVTVDDAAREKLLQKATEIAMSDVGLIPLHYEVSTWATKKGLTYVGRSDQGTLATYVKMGN
- a CDS encoding IclR family transcriptional regulator, coding for MRETSTQAPVFAAETQQQEDERTDPLFVNSLGKGLAVLQAFGSDWDALGLREIAQRTGLNTSAAQRFTHTLTQLGYLKKDEKTRRYRLGPRMLNFAYSYLRANPLYDVAIPIVISVRDEWQETVNVSVMDDTDAVVAIRMPSQRRINSNTAIGRRMPAFCVSTGRAMLAWLPPEERTAILDRTDFVKLTSHTITDRAALEAELDRIRQDGFAGVEEEADLGELAVAAPILDGDRKPIAALGITTSTAYWTMAQAREKLSPIVQQAATAISRSLQGWHGF